One region of Sphingomonas kaistensis genomic DNA includes:
- the murJ gene encoding murein biosynthesis integral membrane protein MurJ, producing the protein MNLLKATGTIGGLTLVSRILGFAREMLMSRIMGASAAADAFFVAFRLPNTFRRLFGEGAFSAGFVPLYAQRLQGEDGEAEAKKFSEEVLAVFLPTLVLFTLVFQLIMPVFVAAISGYSGEKLELATYLTRITFPYLILISLVSLWAGVLNSLAKFTAAAFAPALLNVCMMLALILFPQGGPDTAFWLAVSVTIGGVIQLGLLIISAVRAGVSLRLRRPKITPGVKQFLVVVIPATLGAGVYQISAFIDTFFLARIGTGALSWFNYADRLNQLPLGVIGAALGTAILPAISRHVGANDPDKAAHVQAQALDLGMFLTLPAALALCVAAGPLAGALFQGGEFTARDADITATVLAIIVLGLPAYVLVKVLTPGFYSRQDTATPVKTAAVVLVVNVVLNFVVQAMSTDPLFRIAGLSAVIAITSWLNCAILYVILHRRGHFRVPGWLASRILRQLLAGAVMVAALYGLEMVFADWFTGSAGRRIVAVGALVGIGMGIYFPLCWTIGGVDRQAFKDLLRRKRPAANA; encoded by the coding sequence GGCACCATCGGCGGGCTGACCCTGGTCAGCCGCATCCTCGGCTTCGCGCGCGAGATGCTGATGAGCCGGATCATGGGCGCATCGGCCGCGGCGGACGCCTTCTTCGTCGCGTTCCGCCTTCCCAACACCTTCCGCCGACTGTTCGGTGAGGGTGCGTTCAGCGCGGGGTTCGTTCCGCTCTACGCCCAGCGGCTGCAGGGCGAGGATGGCGAGGCCGAGGCCAAGAAGTTCTCGGAAGAAGTGCTTGCCGTCTTTCTTCCGACGCTGGTGCTCTTCACCCTCGTCTTCCAGCTCATCATGCCGGTCTTCGTCGCCGCCATATCCGGCTATTCGGGCGAGAAGCTCGAGCTTGCGACCTACCTCACCCGGATCACCTTTCCCTACCTGATCCTGATCAGCCTGGTTTCCCTGTGGGCCGGGGTTCTCAACAGCCTCGCGAAGTTCACCGCAGCGGCGTTCGCGCCGGCCTTGCTCAATGTCTGCATGATGCTGGCGCTGATCCTGTTCCCGCAGGGCGGCCCGGACACCGCCTTCTGGCTTGCCGTGTCGGTGACGATCGGCGGCGTGATCCAGCTCGGGCTGTTGATCATCTCCGCGGTCAGGGCCGGCGTGTCGCTGCGCCTGCGCCGGCCGAAGATCACGCCGGGGGTGAAGCAGTTCCTGGTGGTGGTGATCCCCGCCACGCTGGGCGCCGGCGTTTACCAGATCAGTGCTTTCATCGACACCTTCTTCCTTGCCCGCATCGGCACCGGCGCGCTGTCGTGGTTCAATTACGCCGACCGCCTCAACCAGCTGCCGCTGGGCGTGATCGGAGCGGCGCTGGGCACCGCCATCCTGCCTGCGATCAGCCGCCACGTCGGCGCCAATGATCCGGACAAGGCCGCGCACGTCCAGGCCCAGGCGCTCGACCTTGGCATGTTCCTGACCCTGCCCGCTGCGCTTGCCCTGTGCGTCGCCGCGGGACCGCTTGCCGGCGCGCTGTTCCAGGGCGGCGAGTTCACCGCCCGCGACGCCGACATCACCGCCACCGTGCTGGCGATCATCGTGCTCGGCCTGCCGGCCTATGTGCTGGTGAAGGTGCTGACCCCCGGCTTCTATTCGCGCCAGGACACCGCCACCCCGGTCAAGACGGCTGCGGTGGTGCTGGTGGTGAACGTGGTGCTGAACTTCGTGGTCCAGGCCATGTCGACCGATCCCCTGTTCCGGATCGCCGGGCTCAGCGCCGTGATCGCGATCACCAGCTGGCTCAACTGCGCGATCCTGTACGTCATCCTCCACCGTCGCGGGCACTTCCGGGTGCCGGGCTGGCTGGCCAGCCGGATCCTGCGCCAGCTGCTTGCGGGCGCGGTCATGGTCGCTGCTCTGTACGGGCTGGAAATGGTGTTCGCCGACTGGTTCACCGGCAGCGCCGGCCGCCGCATCGTCGCCGTTGGCGCCCTGGTCGGTATCGGCATGGGCATCTACTTCCCCTTGTGCTGGACGATCGGCGGCGTGGATAGGCAGGCGTTCAAGGACCTCCTCCGCCGCAAGAGGCCTGCCGCCAATGCCTGA
- the trpS gene encoding tryptophan--tRNA ligase, producing the protein MPDATATPVTRVLSGIQPTGNLHLGNLLGAILRWVRMQDEAPCLFFLADLHSLSDHTPADIRRAQVRSMAAALIASGIDPDKAVLFAQSDVSAHAELCWMLNGTARMGWLSRMTQWKDKSGKNKEGASVALFDYPVLQAADILLYRPSHVPVGEDQKQHIELTRDIATKFNLDTGTDTFVLPEPFIGGGVAARVMSLRDGSAKMSKSDPSDMSRINLIDSDEEIAAKIRKARTDPEPLPGDPDLLKERPEARNLVGIMAAVTGESETAILARFEGQGFGAFKPALADALVAALSPIRTRYEALQGDHAELDRLLDKGAEKATELAAPTLLAAKRALGLGR; encoded by the coding sequence ATGCCTGACGCCACCGCCACGCCCGTCACCCGTGTCCTGTCCGGCATCCAGCCGACCGGCAACCTGCACCTCGGCAACCTGCTCGGAGCGATCCTGCGCTGGGTTCGGATGCAGGACGAAGCGCCGTGCCTGTTCTTCCTTGCCGACCTCCACTCCCTGTCGGACCACACTCCTGCCGACATCCGCCGCGCGCAGGTGCGCAGCATGGCGGCGGCGCTGATCGCCAGCGGCATCGACCCCGACAAGGCGGTCCTGTTCGCTCAGTCGGACGTGTCTGCCCATGCCGAGCTGTGCTGGATGCTGAACGGCACCGCCCGGATGGGCTGGCTGTCGCGGATGACCCAGTGGAAGGACAAGTCGGGCAAGAACAAGGAAGGCGCGTCGGTCGCTCTGTTCGACTATCCCGTTCTCCAGGCCGCTGACATCCTGCTGTACCGGCCCAGCCACGTGCCGGTCGGCGAGGACCAGAAGCAGCATATCGAGCTGACACGCGACATCGCGACCAAGTTCAACCTCGATACCGGCACCGACACCTTTGTCCTGCCAGAGCCGTTCATCGGCGGCGGGGTCGCGGCCCGGGTCATGTCCCTGCGCGATGGCAGCGCCAAGATGAGCAAGTCCGACCCGTCGGACATGAGCCGCATCAACCTCATCGACAGCGACGAGGAGATCGCCGCCAAGATCCGCAAGGCCCGCACCGATCCCGAGCCGTTGCCGGGCGACCCGGATCTCCTCAAGGAGCGGCCCGAGGCGCGCAACCTGGTCGGGATCATGGCTGCGGTCACCGGCGAGAGCGAGACAGCGATCCTCGCACGCTTCGAAGGCCAGGGCTTCGGTGCGTTCAAGCCGGCACTGGCCGATGCGCTGGTCGCGGCGCTTTCCCCCATCCGTACCCGCTACGAGGCGCTGCAGGGCGACCATGCCGAGCTCGACCGCTTGCTCGACAAGGGCGCGGAAAAGGCGACCGAATTGGCCGCCCCCACCCTGCTCGCGGCCAAGCGCGCGCTTGGCCTCGGGCGCTGA
- a CDS encoding DUF4136 domain-containing protein — translation MTFLKKIAAAAMIGAASVGLSACAMGLPAKVTRFQAMPAPQGQSFFVVPGQGRAQGGGLEFNQYAALVAQQLQAQGYAPAASPAQATMIVQLGYTVDQGTERRVVDRFGPRGYDPFYSGFYSPYGRFGSRFDPRFGVYFGRPYYSRFGYYGSYRSPFYYGWDDPFWFGGPSVREYTEYKSELDLDIRRRVDNQQLFDGRAQARSTTDNAQVLVPNLIQAMFTGFPGRNGETIKITVPAQKR, via the coding sequence ATGACGTTCCTTAAGAAGATCGCCGCCGCCGCGATGATCGGCGCGGCCAGCGTCGGCCTGTCGGCTTGCGCCATGGGCCTTCCGGCCAAGGTCACCCGCTTCCAGGCCATGCCCGCTCCGCAGGGCCAGAGCTTCTTCGTCGTTCCCGGCCAGGGCCGGGCGCAGGGCGGCGGGCTGGAGTTCAACCAATATGCCGCGCTGGTCGCCCAGCAGCTGCAGGCGCAGGGCTATGCCCCGGCCGCCAGCCCTGCCCAGGCGACGATGATCGTGCAGCTCGGCTACACCGTCGACCAAGGCACCGAGAGGCGCGTGGTCGATCGTTTCGGGCCGCGCGGCTACGATCCCTTCTACAGCGGCTTCTACAGCCCCTACGGCCGCTTCGGCAGCCGTTTCGACCCGCGCTTCGGCGTCTATTTCGGCCGGCCCTACTACAGCCGCTTCGGCTATTACGGCTCGTACCGCTCGCCCTTCTACTACGGCTGGGACGACCCGTTCTGGTTCGGTGGGCCGAGCGTCCGCGAATATACCGAGTATAAGTCGGAGCTCGACCTCGACATCCGCCGCCGGGTCGACAACCAGCAGCTGTTCGACGGCCGGGCGCAGGCGCGTTCGACCACCGACAATGCGCAGGTGCTGGTCCCCAACCTGATCCAGGCCATGTTCACCGGCTTCCCCGGTCGCAACGGCGAGACGATCAAGATCACGGTTCCGGCGCAGAAGCGCTGA
- a CDS encoding PadR family transcriptional regulator encodes MRFHFHGRRPGRCEPPVFQFGSRDWSFPWGNIHFEHGGGPVGGHGRHGGGRDGRRRRMFSSEELQLVLLKLIADEPRHGYALIKSVEELTHGDYAPSPGVVYTSLELLEDMGLIERHASEGSKKQFAATAEGRAHLEERAKEVTALFERLEATGEGRRRSARPELGRAVGNLMTALRNRAANGGWNDELLNEVIDILDDAARRIERAK; translated from the coding sequence ATGCGCTTTCACTTTCACGGCCGGCGGCCCGGTCGCTGCGAGCCCCCGGTTTTCCAGTTCGGCAGCCGGGACTGGAGTTTCCCGTGGGGCAATATCCACTTCGAGCATGGCGGCGGTCCCGTGGGCGGTCACGGGCGACACGGGGGCGGCCGGGATGGTCGGCGGCGGCGGATGTTCAGCTCGGAAGAGCTGCAACTGGTCCTGCTCAAGCTGATCGCCGACGAGCCGCGCCACGGCTATGCGCTGATCAAGTCGGTCGAGGAACTGACCCACGGCGATTACGCGCCCAGCCCCGGCGTGGTCTACACCAGCCTCGAGCTGCTCGAGGACATGGGGCTCATCGAGCGCCATGCCAGCGAAGGGTCCAAGAAGCAGTTCGCCGCCACCGCAGAAGGCCGCGCGCATCTCGAGGAACGGGCGAAAGAAGTCACTGCGCTGTTCGAGCGGCTGGAGGCGACCGGCGAGGGGCGCCGTCGCTCGGCACGGCCCGAACTTGGCCGAGCGGTCGGCAATCTGATGACCGCGCTTCGCAATCGCGCCGCCAATGGCGGCTGGAACGACGAGCTGCTGAATGAGGTGATAGACATCCTCGATGACGCCGCGCGGCGGATCGAGCGCGCCAAGTAA
- a CDS encoding replication-associated recombination protein A, producing MADLFAAEPDPAAPADTPLAERLRPASLDEVIGQEHLTGPEGPIGRMVAAGRLSSLILWGPPGTGKTTIARLLAGAVGYRYVAISAVFSGVADLKKVFAEAEMQAHSGKRTLLFVDEIHRFNRSQQDGFLPYVEAGAVTLVGATTENPSFELNAALLSRSQVLVLHRLDEAALGTLLERAEAVSEAPLPLTDDARAALITSADGDGRFLLNQAEMLFAAGIAEPLDTAALRDLIQRRLPVYDKDREGHYGLISALHKSIRGSDPDAALYYLGRMLTAGEEPLYLLRRLTRAAVEDIGLADPQALVQCMAAKDTYDFLGSPEGELAIVQACLYLATAPKSNALYMAQKDAWKSAKEHGSLSPPKHILGAPTKLMREQGYGKGYEYDHDAPDAFSGQNYWPEEMTPKTYYRPTDRGFEKRLAERLAWWNEKRQEAQGEQG from the coding sequence ATGGCCGATCTGTTTGCAGCCGAGCCCGATCCCGCGGCCCCCGCCGACACCCCGCTGGCCGAGCGGCTGCGGCCGGCGAGCCTCGACGAGGTCATCGGCCAGGAGCATCTGACCGGTCCCGAGGGACCGATCGGCCGGATGGTCGCGGCCGGACGCCTGTCGAGCCTGATACTGTGGGGCCCCCCCGGCACCGGCAAGACGACGATCGCCCGCCTGCTCGCCGGCGCGGTTGGCTACCGCTACGTGGCCATCTCGGCGGTCTTCAGCGGCGTCGCGGACCTCAAGAAGGTGTTCGCCGAGGCCGAGATGCAGGCCCATTCGGGCAAGCGCACCCTGTTGTTCGTGGACGAGATCCACCGCTTCAATCGCAGCCAGCAGGACGGTTTCCTGCCCTATGTCGAGGCGGGCGCGGTCACCCTGGTCGGCGCCACCACCGAAAACCCCAGCTTCGAGCTGAACGCCGCGCTCCTTTCGCGGTCCCAGGTGCTGGTCCTCCACCGGCTGGACGAGGCGGCGCTCGGCACGCTGCTCGAGCGGGCCGAAGCGGTTTCGGAAGCTCCCCTTCCCCTGACCGACGACGCCCGCGCCGCGCTGATCACCAGCGCCGACGGCGACGGACGGTTTCTGCTCAACCAGGCCGAGATGCTGTTCGCCGCCGGGATCGCGGAGCCGCTGGACACCGCCGCGTTGCGCGACCTCATCCAGCGCCGCCTGCCGGTCTACGACAAGGACCGCGAGGGGCATTACGGGCTGATCTCCGCGCTTCACAAATCGATCCGCGGCTCCGATCCCGATGCCGCCCTCTATTATCTTGGGCGGATGCTGACTGCCGGCGAGGAGCCGCTCTATCTCCTGCGCCGCCTGACCCGCGCGGCGGTCGAGGACATCGGGCTCGCCGACCCGCAGGCGCTGGTGCAATGCATGGCGGCCAAGGACACCTACGACTTCCTAGGCTCTCCCGAGGGCGAACTGGCGATCGTCCAGGCCTGCCTGTATCTCGCCACCGCGCCCAAATCGAACGCGCTCTACATGGCGCAGAAAGATGCGTGGAAGAGCGCCAAGGAGCATGGTTCGCTCTCCCCACCCAAGCACATCCTCGGCGCACCGACCAAGCTGATGCGCGAGCAGGGCTACGGCAAGGGCTACGAATATGACCATGACGCGCCCGACGCCTTTTCCGGCCAGAATTACTGGCCCGAGGAGATGACGCCGAAGACCTATTACCGCCCCACCGACCGCGGCTTCGAGAAACGGCTTGCCGAGCGGCTCGCGTGGTGGAACGAGAAGCGACAGGAAGCCCAAGGGGAGCAAGGCTGA
- a CDS encoding mechanosensitive ion channel, whose translation MYPPSTTDTWRAELIEWAPRIAIALVIILATWAVARAVKWALAKAISRSPALQRHTSGSEHETVGQQIGTIAKLLVWLVGIMAALNFLQIGQILAPVNTLTSEIFAFLPRLIGAGLIFFVGLIVARIVRRLVETVLTAANIDGFMARAGLGDHPPTVRQDPAAVPPGAAPGATRASLARAAGILVFALIIIPVAIAALQVLGIEAISGPAINMLDEISAAIPRLLTAALWLGIAFVAAKFLKTIIEAILPPTGFDDALRSTGVLPVTTVPSRIVANIAFVAIMLAAAIEAAHQLGGDTVAVFLIQVTELGSKVIFGTLIIVAGIFLARILSKLVGSSTGEGGFAQTMIRYAIIALFTAIGLTFMGLADVIVYMAFGLILGAGAIATALAFGLGGREAAGRILNHYADRVTGPRPPTAPPRRPARLEGTKETPTGDGGSLI comes from the coding sequence ATGTATCCACCGTCCACCACCGACACCTGGCGGGCCGAGCTCATCGAATGGGCTCCGCGCATCGCCATTGCGCTCGTCATCATCCTCGCCACCTGGGCGGTGGCACGTGCGGTCAAATGGGCGCTGGCCAAGGCGATCAGCCGCTCGCCCGCGCTGCAACGCCATACGTCCGGCAGCGAGCATGAGACGGTCGGCCAGCAGATCGGCACCATCGCCAAGCTGCTGGTCTGGCTGGTCGGCATCATGGCCGCGCTCAACTTCCTGCAGATCGGCCAGATCCTCGCCCCGGTGAACACCCTCACCAGCGAGATCTTCGCCTTCCTGCCGCGCCTGATCGGCGCTGGCCTCATCTTCTTCGTCGGCCTGATCGTCGCCCGCATCGTCCGCCGGCTGGTCGAAACGGTGCTGACGGCCGCCAACATCGACGGCTTCATGGCCCGCGCCGGCCTCGGCGATCATCCGCCCACGGTGCGTCAGGACCCCGCCGCCGTGCCCCCGGGCGCTGCACCGGGCGCGACCCGTGCCAGCCTCGCCCGCGCGGCCGGTATCCTGGTCTTCGCACTGATCATCATTCCGGTCGCGATTGCCGCGCTTCAGGTGCTGGGGATCGAGGCGATCAGCGGCCCGGCCATCAACATGCTCGACGAGATCAGCGCGGCCATTCCGCGCCTGCTGACCGCCGCGCTGTGGCTCGGCATCGCCTTCGTCGCGGCCAAGTTCCTCAAGACCATCATCGAAGCCATCCTGCCCCCGACCGGCTTCGACGATGCGCTGCGCTCGACCGGCGTCCTCCCGGTCACCACCGTCCCGAGCCGGATCGTCGCCAACATCGCCTTTGTCGCGATCATGCTGGCGGCCGCGATCGAGGCCGCCCACCAGCTCGGCGGAGACACTGTCGCGGTCTTCCTGATCCAGGTCACCGAACTCGGCTCCAAGGTGATCTTCGGCACCCTGATCATCGTCGCCGGCATCTTCCTGGCGCGGATCCTCTCCAAGCTGGTCGGCTCGTCGACCGGCGAAGGCGGCTTCGCCCAGACCATGATCCGCTATGCGATCATCGCCCTGTTCACCGCCATCGGCCTCACCTTCATGGGTCTGGCGGATGTCATCGTCTACATGGCGTTCGGGCTGATCCTCGGCGCCGGGGCGATCGCCACCGCGCTGGCCTTCGGGCTCGGCGGCCGTGAGGCGGCGGGCCGTATCCTCAACCACTACGCCGACCGCGTGACCGGCCCGCGCCCGCCGACCGCACCCCCGCGGCGCCC